The proteins below come from a single Candidatus Binatia bacterium genomic window:
- a CDS encoding amidohydrolase family protein, with product MPRIIKLGVKRPATNPLLPDPEPRAEKYTFISVDDHLLEPPHTFEGRMPKKFEAAAPRVVETEEGHEVWQYEDTPYFQVGFMCVAGRPREDHRVEPARFDEVRRGCWDIHARIKDMDLNGTWASVNFPSGVTGFGGTLFSESKDQDLGLACTRAWNDWLFEEWHGSYPERIVPLGITFLSDPEKGAEEIRRNAKRGFTAVTVPEQPHEQGLPSCFMDYWEPIIRACAETGTVLNLHVGSSGFPKMPEGAPMLELGATQFGPMALGSCAEWLWSGWPAKYPELKIAMSEGGIGWVATLMDRLDNIMSRSGYGKGWPDPKISPSECLRRNFWFCMIEDPSTVCTRYRIGVENILFESDYPHGDGTWPNTQQVIDDVIGELPLEEIHAITHGNAAKLYRHPLPPKIVP from the coding sequence ATGCCCAGAATCATCAAGCTCGGCGTAAAACGCCCCGCCACCAACCCGCTCCTCCCCGACCCCGAGCCGCGCGCGGAGAAATACACCTTCATCTCCGTCGACGATCACCTGCTCGAGCCTCCGCACACCTTCGAGGGCCGCATGCCCAAGAAGTTCGAGGCGGCGGCGCCCCGAGTCGTGGAGACCGAGGAGGGGCACGAGGTCTGGCAGTACGAGGACACCCCCTACTTCCAGGTCGGCTTCATGTGCGTTGCCGGGCGGCCGCGGGAGGACCACCGCGTCGAGCCCGCACGCTTCGACGAAGTGCGGCGGGGCTGCTGGGACATCCACGCGCGGATCAAGGACATGGATCTGAACGGCACCTGGGCGTCGGTGAACTTTCCGTCCGGCGTGACGGGCTTCGGCGGCACCTTGTTCAGCGAGTCGAAGGATCAGGATCTCGGCCTCGCCTGTACGCGCGCGTGGAACGACTGGCTCTTCGAGGAGTGGCACGGGTCGTATCCAGAGAGGATTGTGCCGCTCGGGATCACCTTCCTTTCCGACCCCGAGAAGGGCGCCGAGGAGATCCGGCGCAACGCGAAGCGCGGGTTCACCGCCGTGACCGTGCCCGAGCAGCCGCACGAGCAGGGTCTTCCCTCCTGCTTCATGGACTACTGGGAACCGATCATCCGGGCCTGCGCTGAGACCGGCACCGTGCTGAACCTCCACGTCGGCTCGTCGGGCTTTCCGAAGATGCCGGAGGGGGCGCCGATGTTGGAACTGGGCGCCACCCAGTTCGGACCGATGGCACTCGGCTCGTGCGCGGAGTGGCTGTGGAGCGGATGGCCCGCGAAGTACCCGGAGCTCAAGATCGCGATGTCCGAAGGCGGCATCGGTTGGGTCGCGACGCTCATGGACCGACTCGACAACATCATGAGCCGTTCGGGTTACGGCAAAGGGTGGCCGGATCCGAAGATCTCCCCCTCCGAGTGCCTAAGGCGGAATTTCTGGTTCTGCATGATCGAAGATCCGTCGACGGTCTGCACTCGTTACCGGATCGGGGTCGAGAACATCCTGTTCGAGAGCGACTACCCACACGGCGACGGCACCTGGCCCAACACCCAGCAGGTGATCGACGACGTGATCGGCGAGCTGCCCCTCGAAGAGATCCACGCGATCACCCACGGCAACGCAGCCAAGCTCTATCGCCACCCGCTGCCGCCCAAGATCGTTCCCTGA
- a CDS encoding DUF4215 domain-containing protein, giving the protein MLACTVLLSSTTALAFTTLSGGKALVAKEHFIPKKDILKFTYKDPAIGPLVNPTCAGANASSLQVLTSNSAHASVALPCGNWKAAGSGYSYKAALGGPGGIRTIKYKGGILKAKIQSGDYSLDPVTGPVSWVETRFTVGAEQYCGRWETPPSLFKKNLVNNIKINGTTTVCQEICGNAVTETGEDCDDGNAVDGDGCDTNCTVTACGNGIQATGEACDDGNLVNGDGCSDACLLEVCGDDILNAGEDCDDGGTVSGDCCDALCGFEPNGSGCTDDANLCTDDVCDGAGTCTNAPNTDPCDDSNGCTVNDACSGGACGGDFLQPWVNEFDYDSNDGFPNTDRDEFVEIAGPAGLDLAGYQVVSVEGAGGGCLTPSFINAGDAHFVATIPGGSVLADDTGTGIGFFVVCFTDTSTHVSDCDVTLPGSASDSNLKNGHLTNTDSSCPDGFLLLDNLNGYVDAVGYEGIVQNTGTYGGFFHIDAPYSAERDEGFLEQVSIYKNSSSLSRASSASEWTDPSELGALVCSGQMGLFCPTNTDSPGTTNPGQSMTCGSACMAFLDKPAGLLD; this is encoded by the coding sequence TCCGGCCATCGGTCCTCTCGTGAACCCGACGTGTGCCGGCGCGAACGCATCGAGTCTCCAGGTCCTGACGTCAAACAGCGCACACGCATCGGTCGCCCTGCCCTGCGGCAACTGGAAGGCCGCCGGATCGGGTTACAGCTACAAAGCCGCTCTCGGCGGGCCGGGTGGCATCCGCACAATCAAGTACAAGGGCGGGATCCTGAAAGCCAAGATCCAGAGCGGCGACTACTCCCTGGATCCGGTTACCGGCCCGGTCTCCTGGGTCGAGACCCGGTTCACGGTCGGCGCCGAGCAGTACTGCGGCCGCTGGGAGACTCCGCCGAGCCTCTTCAAGAAGAACCTCGTCAACAACATCAAGATCAACGGAACGACGACAGTCTGCCAGGAAATCTGCGGCAACGCCGTGACCGAGACCGGTGAGGACTGCGACGACGGCAACGCCGTCGACGGTGACGGCTGCGACACAAACTGCACTGTCACGGCCTGCGGCAACGGCATCCAGGCCACGGGCGAAGCCTGCGACGACGGCAACCTCGTGAACGGCGACGGCTGCAGTGACGCGTGCCTGCTCGAAGTCTGCGGCGACGACATCTTGAACGCCGGCGAGGACTGTGACGACGGCGGCACCGTCAGCGGTGACTGCTGCGATGCCCTTTGCGGCTTCGAGCCGAACGGCAGCGGCTGCACAGACGACGCCAACCTCTGCACCGATGACGTTTGTGACGGCGCCGGAACCTGCACTAACGCCCCCAACACCGACCCGTGCGACGACAGCAACGGCTGCACGGTGAACGACGCTTGCTCCGGCGGCGCGTGTGGCGGCGACTTCCTGCAGCCATGGGTCAACGAGTTCGACTACGACTCGAACGACGGCTTCCCCAACACCGACCGCGACGAGTTCGTCGAGATCGCCGGCCCAGCCGGCCTCGACTTGGCGGGCTACCAGGTCGTGTCGGTCGAAGGTGCCGGCGGTGGATGCCTCACGCCGAGCTTCATCAACGCGGGCGATGCGCATTTCGTCGCGACCATCCCGGGCGGAAGCGTCCTCGCGGACGACACCGGCACCGGAATCGGCTTCTTCGTCGTCTGCTTCACCGACACGTCGACGCACGTGTCGGACTGCGACGTGACCTTGCCGGGTTCGGCCAGTGACTCGAATCTCAAGAACGGCCACTTGACCAACACCGACTCGAGCTGCCCCGACGGCTTCCTGCTCCTCGACAACCTGAACGGCTACGTGGATGCCGTGGGCTACGAGGGCATCGTGCAGAACACCGGCACGTACGGTGGCTTCTTCCACATCGATGCTCCGTACAGCGCCGAGAGGGACGAAGGCTTCCTCGAGCAGGTGTCGATCTACAAAAACTCGAGCAGCCTCTCGCGCGCATCGAGCGCGAGCGAGTGGACGGACCCGTCGGAGCTCGGCGCGCTCGTCTGCTCCGGCCAGATGGGCCTGTTCTGCCCGACGAACACCGACAGCCCGGGCACCACCAACCCGGGTCAGTCGATGACCTGCGGATCGGCGTGCATGGCCTTCCTGGACAAGCCGGCTGGCTTGCTCGACTAG